Below is a genomic region from Citrobacter telavivensis.
AGACCGCACCTTCCAGCCGTTTGTCGAAGCCAACTGGATCCACAACACGCAGAATTACAGCGTACAGATGGATGACATCAGCAACGACGTGAAAGGCACCCGCAACATAGGTGAACTAAAAGTGGGCGTTGAAGGCCAGCTTAGCCAGCGTCTGCAACTGTGGGGCAACGTTGCCCAACAGATTGGCGACAACGGTTACAGCGATACGCAAGGCATGTTAGGGCTGAAATACAGCTTCTGACCCTCTACCACCCGTGGCAACGCGGGTGGTTTTCTTCCCCCGCCTCTCCCTTTGTGATCCCATTCGCATCCCCCAGGTTTTGTGATAAATAAGATGAGGTTACTTTATCTGATTCAGGGAAATGTGGTTTATGGAACCTCTGCACGCGGTTTTCCTCACCGTCAGCCTGTTCGTCTTAACCTTCTTTAACCCAGGCGCCAATCTGTTTGTGGTTGTGCAAACCAGTCTGGCCTCCGGACGACGCGCAGGCGTATTAACCGGTCTGGGTGTGGCGTTAGGTGACGCAATCTATTCCGGGCTGGGACTGTTCGGCATGGCGACGCTGATTACCCAGTGCGAAGCGGTATTCTCGGTGATCAAAATTGGCGGCGGCGCGTATCTGCTGTGGTTTGCCTGGAACAGCATTCGCCACCAGGCCACGCCGCAAATGCCGACGCTTCAGCAACCCGTTAGCGCGCCGTGGACGGTGTTCTTTCGTCGCGGCTTATTGACCGATCTGTCGAATCCACAAACCGTTCTGTTTTTTATCAGTATCTTCTCCGTGACGCTGAGTGCCGACACGCCCATGTGGGCGCGGATGATGGCCTGGGCCGGGATTGTGCTCTCTTCAGTTATCTGGCGCGTCTTTCTGAGTCAGGCCTTTTCATTGCCAGCCGTGCGTCGGGCATACGGCAGAATACAGCGCGTCGCCAGTCGAATCATCGGGGCAATTATTGGCCTGCTGGCATTACGCTTAATCTATGAAGGAATTACCCATCGCTAACCCCCCTCCCCCTGAAATAAAGTAGTTTCAGGGGACAGTATTTGCCTTCGTCATTCCCTTTGCTGTAAAACATTATTAATCAAAAAAAACAACCACGCTCTTTTAAATAAATTTAATACAGAGAGAAATGGGGTTTATTATTTATCAAATAGCAAAATGGGAACAATCCGATGTTAAAAAATAAATCACTCCTTTTATTACCGCTTATTCTTACCGGCTGCACAATGAGTGACAGCGACATGCGTAAAGCCTATAGCAACCACTACCAGCAGCCGGCGGGCTACGTGGCGGTCTATAAGGAAAAAATCGCCGGGATGGACAGTGACGCGCTGGCAAAATATGCAGCAGCAGAAGAAAAGAAAAAAATGCGTGGCCAGTCCAGCGTGAAAATTGATGATTACATTACGGCGCAAAACATTCAGGCCAAAGGTCAGCGCGTGGTCTTCGATTATTCGCTTTCAGAGAAATGGTTAGCGCTTTCTCCGGCACAACAACGCGAAAAACAGAAGCTGATGGAAAAAGATTTAATATACCGTACCTGTTCACTGGAGACGGTAAAACTGGCACAGGAAAAAGGACTGGCAGAAGAACATAACTATTACAGCCACTATCCCGAGACGATCGCCTTTACCCTGCGTACCAGCGGGCAGATCTGTATCAATAATGGTTTTGCACGATAATCTCCCTCACCCTGACAACCATGACAGGGCGAAGGACCAGACGCATTATTCTTCAGCCGAGTGAGGGGACAGGGCATCAGTAGCGTCTCCATACGTGCGGATTACTGGGGGCTTACACCTGTCTGCCGCAACCGAACTTTACCGGGGATGAAGTTGAGTCGTTGTTTTAGTGTTATTGATTGCCGGATGGTGCTGGCGCTTATCCGGCCTACACTTACCACTTGTAGGCCGGATAAGGCACAGCCGCCATCCGGCAATTCACATCAGAACGACGCTTTAATTCCGATCATCGCGGAGGTATCGCTGTAGCCCTTATCGCCCATCTGCTGACCGATGTTGCCCCACAGAGCGATGTTCTTCGTCAACTGGCCTTCAACACCGGCTTTCACTTCGCCAATATTGCGCGCACCCTGCAGATCCACGTTTTCACCATTCATTGAGACGCCAAAGTCTTTGCTGTTGTGGATCCAGTTGGCTTCCACAAACGGCTGGAAGGTGCGGCCTTTACCGTCGTCGAGCGGGTTATGACCCTTGCCGAACAGACGCACGCCGACGCGGGTCTGGATGTTGCCATCACCGTTACCTTCCACGCGGGTACCGTTAACTTCTTTGTGCTCGTCGGCCTTCACGCCCATCCAGGTGACCTGGGCTTTAGGCTGGATGTACAGCGCGTTACGCTCGCTGATGTCCGCCAGTTTCCAGGTGTAGCCGGATTCCACAGAGGCGGTGAAACCTTTAGCGTCATACTCTTCTGACTCCACACCGTCGCCGGAAAGGGTGTTATCAAACCAGCTGTACTGTGCCCAGGTATCGACATACGCGCCTTCACGGGTCGCGTTGTCCTGAAGCCAGGTGCCGTACAGGCCAATGCTGTAACCGTCGATGGCGCTGCGCGCACGGTTGCCGTTACGCTGATTTTCAGCACGGGCTTTCTGGTTGGCATAGCCCGCCATCACCCCCAGATGGTAGCGGTCGGTGTTGTCGGAAGACCACTGCGCAATATCGCCGCCGAGTTGCATGACATAGCGGTTGGCCTGCAGGTTCAACTGGGCGCTGCTGTCGTGCTGACGGGTATGCCCGCCCACGTTGCGCAGCCACAGGCTGGTGACCGCGTCTTCGCCGGTCAGTGCGTCAACGTAATGGGTTTCACCCAGACGATCCTGCAACCGGGTGTTGAACATCGTATTCGCCGCCTGCAGGTTCATACCGTACAGACCGGCTTCCGGACGCACCGCGTGTTCACGCGGCGTCGGGGTCGGAGACTGCGGCTGAACCGGAGCTTGCGGTTCGACCGGATCCTGCGGGTCTACGGGATCAACCGGGTCAACAGGCGTTACCGGAACCACCGGATCTGGCTGCTCTGGCGGTTCCGGAGACAGCGCACTGCTCAGGAACCAGTTTTTCGCCTGCGTGCCTTCGCCACGTTGCAGGGTGTAATCATACGCACCCGCAATAATACGCCCGCTCTGTGTGAACTCACCGTCGGAGTTGCCGCCTACGCTAATCAGTTCAATACCCTCCGTCGTGAGACCACCTGCCCCACCCGCGTTCAATACCTTCACGTTAGTGGTGCCGGAGGTGTTACCCGCAATAACCAGGCGGTCAGTTGGAGAAGTATCATCGCCCAGTTGGCTGTTCATCACGATGTTACCGTTAGTCCCGGTATAATCACCGCTCACGGTCAGGGTTTTGAACGTTGTGGCAGCACGCGTCAGCTGACTGGTACTCGTGACTGGCGCCATAAAGTTCAGCGTCGCGTTGTTCAGCGTCAGATTTGTCAGGCTGGAGTCGCCAGTCATATCCCAACGACTGTGGCTGCCGTTGAATGCCAGATCGATAATGCCGCTGGATACCTTCTTCGTGCTGCCGTAAAGGTAGGAGTTATCGCCGGTGTTAATATTGACGATGTGATTGCTCTCGGACTGAATATCCCCCCACGCCTGGAATTTATTGTTGTTGCTGATATCGATGGAACCATAGATAGCGAGTAAGTTACCCTGCGCACTCTGCACACCCTGCAAACTTCCCAGCGTGACATCACCGAGGATTTTAGCATTCGCATTACGCACAAGTTCAACCCGGTTACCGCCCTCTGACTGCACATTCAGCGTATTGAAGGTCATGTCCTCCACGCTCACGCCCTGAATACCGTACAGATTGGTTGTATCATCCCCGGAAACCGCGATATTCAGGTTGTTGATTCTGACGCTGGCCTCTTCGCTTCCGTGAAACAGTGCGCCAATGACGGTCGCATCACCTTTCGCCCGCGCCTTAATGTTAAGGTTATCCATCGTAATATCCGACAGTGCCCCCAACGACGACAGCCCGGTAATCAAGCCAAAATCGTAATCCGTTGCGTTATCAGTGACATCAATATTGACATCATTAAAGTTGATTATATTCGCTCTGGCTGGCAGCGATACGGAGTCACGATGATCCTCCAGCACCAGGCCTTTAACACCATCTTCCGCTGCGTCCGTCGTAATCTTGATTTGGGTTGTACCCATAATATCGGCATTGCTGCTGACGTTCATCCCTTCCAGGTAAACCGCCGAGGTGGACTGCAAATCAACATTCACATTCCCCGTGATCCTGGTGCTCAGCCCCTTTAGTTCCAGCGCTTCCACGGTGGTCGTCCCCACGTCGCTGGAAGATTTGTTATCCGCGTATTTCACGGTGATGTTTTCCGCAGTGAGGGTCGAGTCTCTATACGCGACAATAGCTGAAGACATAATGCTGGATGAAACAGTGACCGGGGTGGTAATCGTTAAATCAAACAGGGTGTCGCCGGTTAACACAACATTCGCCGCGTCATTGACGTAAAGACCAATCGTCGGTACGCCAGACTGTTTAATCGTTAAATCTTCAGCCTTAAGGCTACCACCGTAAACTCTGACGGCATCGGCGACAGAACTGGATAACGTAGAATAATCGATAGATGAACCTTTACCTAAATCCAGATCCCCAACGGAAACATACACGCTCGATCCGGTATTGCCTGCCGGGCTGACCATGTCAATTTTACCGTTGACCGTGACGCTGGCACCTGTCGCCCCGACGCCAATGTAAGAGACATCAGCACCATCGGCGACCTGCACGGTTCGTTTGTCGACAGGAACCGAATCAGTAATCGAAATGCGTTCCGCTTCCGCATAAACAGGAAGCGATGACGCAGAAAGAATAGTACTTAACAATAATGCGATTTTATTCGGTTTAAACCCGAAAGACAGAGAGTATTTCATAATAAGCCGTTCCCTACTTAAAAGAATATATTTGTTTTTTTAGACTTTACAGACACAGACAAACGCCACTTAAATTAAAAAGGCTGAAATAATCCCGTCAGTAGCATTTAATAAACAAATGATTTCCGATTTGGCTATTTTCCCTCCAATATATAATCTTCTCAAATGAAATAGTCTTAAGCGTGACTCAGATAGCTAATCTAATAAATAACGCAAGTGCAGCATATAACGCTTTAAATAATCTTAAATTTAGAATATTACACCACAAAAAGAGCAAGCGATGAGATCCTTAAATAATATAAGAAATAATCACATGGATTATTGAGGATGGCGAGGGTGAATGTTTACTTATTGTGAAAAAAACCGGCGTATTTAACGCCGGCGGAGTGAGAGACGGATAATTATCGATCAGCCATTGATGGCGGGTTTCTGCTCAGTTTTCACCTGCGCATTTTCCAGCATGCGACGAACCGGAACAATTAATACGATAAGCACAGCGGCACAAATCAGCAGCGCTATGGAGCAGCGGGCGAAAAGGTCGGGCAGCATATCCAATTGGTCAGCCTTGACGTGCCCACCAATCAGACCCGCCGCCAGGTTACCCAATGCGCTGGCGCAGAACCACAGGCCCATCATCTGACCCCGCATTCTTTCTGGCGCTAACAGCGTCATGGTCGCCAGACCAATCGGGCTCAGACACAGCTCACCCAACGTCAGCATCAGAATGCTGCCTACCAGCCAGAACGGCGACACGCCCGCCCCACCGTTGCTCAGCACGTTCTGCGCCGCCATCATCATCAGGCCAAAGCCCGCCGCCGCGCACAGAATACCGATAACAAACTTGGTGATACTGCTCAGGCGCACGTTTTTGCGCGCCAGCGCCGGCCATGCCCAGCTGAAGACCGGTGCCAGCAGGATAATGAACAGGGCGTTGATCGACTGGAACCAGACGGCAGGAATTTCGAAATCACCGATCATGCGGTTGGTATAGTCGTTCGCGAACAGGTTGAACGAGGTCGGTTTCTGTTCAAATGCAGACCAGAAGAAAGCCGCAGAAACCAGCAGAATAAAGCAAACCAGCAGTCTGGCGCGCTCTTTGCGTGTCAGACCCGCAAACACGAACAGGTAGATAAAGTAAAGCGCCACAGAAGCGGCAATGACGTAGACCAGCATGCTGGCAACGGCGACCGGATTAATGACGATCACCCCCTGGGCTATCAGCGTCACGATAATAGCCACGCCGACGCTCAGCGCCAGCAACCAGCCACCCACGCCGTTTTTCTTCGCCACCGGACTGTTCCAGGTCGAATCAAGCCCCACTTCGCTGTCGTAGCGTTTCATGGAAGGTACGGCAAACACGCGGAAGATAACCAGCGCGACCAACATCCCGATCCCGCCGATACCAAAGCCCCAGTGCCAACCGTGAGATTTGATCAACCAGCCGGAGATCAGCGGGGCGATGAATGACCCCATGTTAATGCCCATGTAGAACAGCGAGAAACCGCCGTCGCGGCGGGCATCGCCTTTCTTGTAAAGAGTGCCCACCATGACGGAGATACAGGTTTTGAACAGACCCGACCCCAGTACGATAAACATCAGGCCGATGAAGAACAGGTTGTCACCCATCCAGGCCGACAGGGCAATAGACAGATGGCCGAGCGCGATCAGGATCGAACCGTACCACACCGCGCGCTGTTGCCCGAGCCAGTTATCCGCCAGCCAGCCACCCGGAAGCGCCGCCAGGTACATGCTGCCAGCAAAAATACCGACAATCGCGGACGCATTTTCACGCGCCAGTCCCATGCCGCCATCGTAGACGGTCGCGGCCATGAACAGGATCAGTAACGGACGAATACCGTAAAATGAAAACCGCTCCCACATCTCCGTGAAGAACAGTGAACCCAGCGGATAAGGATGGCCGAAGAACGTTCGGCTTTCGTTTTTATTAACAGAGGAATGCATAATTTCTCCCGAAATGGTGTGTTGTCTTGCTTGTAGCCACTGAATTACCCGCCGACCATTCATATATCTGGCCGATCATTCACATCCAGTGAAATATTATTTAACCATTTGATAACCATAAGACAGTTTTGTCTAGTGCCAGCCCCGGGACTTTAAGATGAAAACTCGATAGATGTCTAGTTTTGTAGATTTTATGTTTGATCGGAAAGGATAATGATTGACTTTAAAAGCCTGCAAATTATCCCTTATCAATTCATTAATAAACAATGCGTTACCTTTAAATACCATCCCCAAAAGCACGAAAATGATCGCCCCATATCTTTCTGTCTTTTTTTCCTGACTGAGATTTATGAATGATATTCATAGCGGTTATCCCGCTGGCGACCATTATCTCCGGGTGAGAAAACGCTACACTGCATCTCATTCTTCCTGTCCCAACGGATGACGATGATTACCGTTGTCAGCGCCGTAATGGCGCTGACCGCCAACCTGATAACCCCGGAGAAATCATGAACGCACCATTTGAAGGTAATGGCATTTTCCCGAAAGGGCCGAAAAACGAAGCGTATGCGCAATATTTTCAGGGGACCAGCTACCTGAATATGCTGTCCACGCAGGGTGTCAATATTGGCAACGTGGTGTTTGAACCCGGCTGTCGCAATCACTGGCATATCCACCACAAGGGGGGACAAATTCTGCTGGTGACCGGCGGGCGAGGCTGGTATCAGGAGTGGGATAAACCGGCACAGCCTCTGGTCGCCGGAGACGTCGTGAATATTCCGCCCGGCGTAAAACACTGGCATGGCGCGGCGGCAGACAGTTGGTTTGCCCATCTTGCCGTCGAGGTGCCCGCACAAGGGTCTTCAAACGAATGGCTGGAGCCGGTCAGTGAGGAAGCGTACGCCCAGCTCCCCTGACGACTCAGGGGTAGCGCAATGCCTCGATCAGGCGCGCAAAGGCGGGTGGATGCTGTTTGCGGCTGGGGTAGTAAAGATAGTAGCCCGGAAATTCAGGACACCATGACTGCAAAACCTGCACCAGCGCGCCGGATTTGACGTACTCTTCGACAGAATCCTCCGGCACGCAGGTGAGGCCAAACCCGGACAGTGCGGCATCGACGCGTTCGGTGAGCAGGTTTAACGTCAACTGTCCGTCCACCCTGACTCGCAGCGGCTTGCCGTCCCGCTCAAATTCCCAGTGGTACAGACCGCCCGCGGTAGGCAGACGCATATTGATACACCGGTGGTTCTGCAATTCATGCGGCGTTTCAGGCACGGGACGCTCAGCAAAATAGTCTGGCGACCCCACTACCGCCATGCGCATATCCGGGCCGATTTTTACCGCGACCATATCTTTATCAACGCTTTCGCCCAGACGCACCCCGGCGTCAAAACGACCTTCTACGATATCCACAAAACCGTTATCGACCACCAGCTCGACGCTGATTTGCGGCCAGGCTTTGAGAAAAGGTTTCAGCCTCGGCCACAGCAAACTGCGCGTCGCGTGTTCCCCGGCTGACAAACGGATATGACCCGAGGTCGTCCCGTTTAGCTGAATGAGTGCTTCCAGTTCCTGTTCAAGGTCTGCGATACGGGGTTCAAGACAGGCGATGATTCTCTCGCCAGCAGCGGTTGGTGCCACGCTGCGGGTGGTACGGGTCAAAAGCCGCAGGTTCAAACGCTCCTCCAGCGCTTTTATGGCATGGCTGAGGGCCGATTGTGAAACACCAATCTTCGCAGCGGCTTTGGTAAAACTCCGCTCTCTGGCTACAACCAGAAAGATCTGCAGTTCGTTGAAGTTTTCTTTAAGCATGGGCGGATCCTGACAGGTAGCGGGATTCAGGCATGATAGTGAATCACTCCCCGCATTGTAAGGCTCCCCGGTCTAAAAAAAGCCCGACAGCGTAAGCCATCGGGCATCCGATTTCTCTGGTCGCAGAACGGATAAATTACCGTTTACGCCATTTCGCGACGGGCCATCAAAGCATAGAGCTTCCCGGCAAAGGTTTCACTGACCGGCCAGTCGTCAGCGGCAATGCGGGTTGTGGTGTGAAAACCGCACTGCGCCAGCAACTGCAGATACTCTTCGTCCCGCCAGGCACGCGTCTGGCTGCTAAAATGCACGACGCTGGCGTCGGCCTTGAGTGCCCAGAACGTCGTGGTGCTGGTTTGCATTTCCTCATTCCAGCTATTTTCGCTCAGCAACAGATGTGGTTCGGCGAGAAACAGCCCCTGCGAACAGCGCTGCCAGGACGGTTGTGCCGTCCCCTGCCTTTTGACTTCGTCAAAAGTATGTACTTCAATCAGCAGAGCGCCTCCCGGCTTCAGCCAGGCCGCGCAGCGTGCCACCAGTCGTTGCGCATCCTCGATGCTAAAGACATTGATTTCACCGAAAGTCATCATGATAAAATCAAAAGCATCACCCGGCAGGTAATCGCGGACGTCCTGTTCCTGATAATCAATGTTCAGTCCTGCGCTTTGCGCCTGTTCCCGCGCCCACTGAACAGAGGCCGGAGAAAAGTCAACGCCGGTGCAATCAAACCCGCGCTGTGCGAGACGTTGGGTGTAAAAGCCGGGTCCACATCCCAGATCAAGGATCTTTGCGCCCACGGGAAGTTGACGGGCGATCCAGTCGACCTGTTGCTCGATGACCGAAAGTTTACGACTGGCCCAGTCGTGCTCCTGAGACAAGTGGTTTTCCAGCATTCTGCGACTGAAGTCTGGATCGTTCCACGGGATCTTGCCGCCCGTTTCATGACCGTCGTATTGTCCACTCAGGAGAGTCAGTTCAAGAAGATTCATCCGTTGATCTCATCGTAATGTGTATATTGGCTGAAATAGCATTCCAGCCTTCCTTCACAGCGAGAGCATTATCTCATGCTTTCGGGAATATGTTCCCCAGTCCCGGTTCAGATTTTGTCGGCAGGAAAATCGGATAAGCGGACAGGATTGATAATCCTCAGGGATTTATTTTTGTATTGGATAATCTCCTGCTGCGCAAGTTTTATCAGCGCGCGATTGAGTTGTCTGACAGAAACGCCCAACATGGCGGCGAGCGACTCCCTGTTCTCCAACTGAATCATTACGCCTTCGCTTTGCGTTTTGAATAATAAGAATTGACGCAATTTAGATTCCACCGAAATCGCACCAACCGAATGCAGCAGTGAAGTATTAAGTAACTTATGACTTAAATTCTGACACATAAAAAGAAGAAAAGCGGGATCGCGCATCGCGTTCTCTCTTACTGCCTCAACCGGAAGGGAAAGTAACAGAGAGTCCGATAATGCCTGGACGGCACTGAGGACTTTACTTTGTTTTGTTGAGAAAAGTTCGAGTTCACCGATCACCGAAAAAGCGGTTTCAAAAGAATAGACCCCATGAGTCCCGTTTGAATTCTGGCGTTCGACTTGCAGCTTACCGTCAACCAGGAAAAAGAGATGTGTCAAATACGTACTTTGCGTCGTCAGATATTCCCCGGCGTCAATTTTAATCAGACGCAATGCGGCTAACAGCGAAGCGTTGAGTACAGCAGATAACCCGTGCGCTAAAATAAATCGCTCTTTTAAGGCACTGTCGCTGATATTTTTCATCTTCCCCTCCGCCCTTTTCCTGTCTCCCTTTCATGGGATAGCACAATAAAATGAACGCGGCGATAACAAAAAGGACATATGTCCTTTTTGTTATCGCCAACTCTGCGCATTTTAACGTTACTGGACATAATAAACGGAGTAACTGCGATGAGACATTTTCTGATAGATACCGACACCGCTTCTGACGATGCGGTAGCCCTTTTGATGGC
It encodes:
- a CDS encoding autotransporter outer membrane beta-barrel domain-containing protein yields the protein MKYSLSFGFKPNKIALLLSTILSASSLPVYAEAERISITDSVPVDKRTVQVADGADVSYIGVGATGASVTVNGKIDMVSPAGNTGSSVYVSVGDLDLGKGSSIDYSTLSSSVADAVRVYGGSLKAEDLTIKQSGVPTIGLYVNDAANVVLTGDTLFDLTITTPVTVSSSIMSSAIVAYRDSTLTAENITVKYADNKSSSDVGTTTVEALELKGLSTRITGNVNVDLQSTSAVYLEGMNVSSNADIMGTTQIKITTDAAEDGVKGLVLEDHRDSVSLPARANIINFNDVNIDVTDNATDYDFGLITGLSSLGALSDITMDNLNIKARAKGDATVIGALFHGSEEASVRINNLNIAVSGDDTTNLYGIQGVSVEDMTFNTLNVQSEGGNRVELVRNANAKILGDVTLGSLQGVQSAQGNLLAIYGSIDISNNNKFQAWGDIQSESNHIVNINTGDNSYLYGSTKKVSSGIIDLAFNGSHSRWDMTGDSSLTNLTLNNATLNFMAPVTSTSQLTRAATTFKTLTVSGDYTGTNGNIVMNSQLGDDTSPTDRLVIAGNTSGTTNVKVLNAGGAGGLTTEGIELISVGGNSDGEFTQSGRIIAGAYDYTLQRGEGTQAKNWFLSSALSPEPPEQPDPVVPVTPVDPVDPVDPQDPVEPQAPVQPQSPTPTPREHAVRPEAGLYGMNLQAANTMFNTRLQDRLGETHYVDALTGEDAVTSLWLRNVGGHTRQHDSSAQLNLQANRYVMQLGGDIAQWSSDNTDRYHLGVMAGYANQKARAENQRNGNRARSAIDGYSIGLYGTWLQDNATREGAYVDTWAQYSWFDNTLSGDGVESEEYDAKGFTASVESGYTWKLADISERNALYIQPKAQVTWMGVKADEHKEVNGTRVEGNGDGNIQTRVGVRLFGKGHNPLDDGKGRTFQPFVEANWIHNSKDFGVSMNGENVDLQGARNIGEVKAGVEGQLTKNIALWGNIGQQMGDKGYSDTSAMIGIKASF
- a CDS encoding MFS transporter, giving the protein MHSSVNKNESRTFFGHPYPLGSLFFTEMWERFSFYGIRPLLILFMAATVYDGGMGLARENASAIVGIFAGSMYLAALPGGWLADNWLGQQRAVWYGSILIALGHLSIALSAWMGDNLFFIGLMFIVLGSGLFKTCISVMVGTLYKKGDARRDGGFSLFYMGINMGSFIAPLISGWLIKSHGWHWGFGIGGIGMLVALVIFRVFAVPSMKRYDSEVGLDSTWNSPVAKKNGVGGWLLALSVGVAIIVTLIAQGVIVINPVAVASMLVYVIAASVALYFIYLFVFAGLTRKERARLLVCFILLVSAAFFWSAFEQKPTSFNLFANDYTNRMIGDFEIPAVWFQSINALFIILLAPVFSWAWPALARKNVRLSSITKFVIGILCAAAGFGLMMMAAQNVLSNGGAGVSPFWLVGSILMLTLGELCLSPIGLATMTLLAPERMRGQMMGLWFCASALGNLAAGLIGGHVKADQLDMLPDLFARCSIALLICAAVLIVLIVPVRRMLENAQVKTEQKPAING
- a CDS encoding cupin domain-containing protein is translated as MNAPFEGNGIFPKGPKNEAYAQYFQGTSYLNMLSTQGVNIGNVVFEPGCRNHWHIHHKGGQILLVTGGRGWYQEWDKPAQPLVAGDVVNIPPGVKHWHGAAADSWFAHLAVEVPAQGSSNEWLEPVSEEAYAQLP
- a CDS encoding LysR family transcriptional regulator, producing the protein MLKENFNELQIFLVVARERSFTKAAAKIGVSQSALSHAIKALEERLNLRLLTRTTRSVAPTAAGERIIACLEPRIADLEQELEALIQLNGTTSGHIRLSAGEHATRSLLWPRLKPFLKAWPQISVELVVDNGFVDIVEGRFDAGVRLGESVDKDMVAVKIGPDMRMAVVGSPDYFAERPVPETPHELQNHRCINMRLPTAGGLYHWEFERDGKPLRVRVDGQLTLNLLTERVDAALSGFGLTCVPEDSVEEYVKSGALVQVLQSWCPEFPGYYLYYPSRKQHPPAFARLIEALRYP
- a CDS encoding methyltransferase domain-containing protein; the encoded protein is MNLLELTLLSGQYDGHETGGKIPWNDPDFSRRMLENHLSQEHDWASRKLSVIEQQVDWIARQLPVGAKILDLGCGPGFYTQRLAQRGFDCTGVDFSPASVQWAREQAQSAGLNIDYQEQDVRDYLPGDAFDFIMMTFGEINVFSIEDAQRLVARCAAWLKPGGALLIEVHTFDEVKRQGTAQPSWQRCSQGLFLAEPHLLLSENSWNEEMQTSTTTFWALKADASVVHFSSQTRAWRDEEYLQLLAQCGFHTTTRIAADDWPVSETFAGKLYALMARREMA
- a CDS encoding cyclic nucleotide-binding domain-containing protein, which codes for MKNISDSALKERFILAHGLSAVLNASLLAALRLIKIDAGEYLTTQSTYLTHLFFLVDGKLQVERQNSNGTHGVYSFETAFSVIGELELFSTKQSKVLSAVQALSDSLLLSLPVEAVRENAMRDPAFLLFMCQNLSHKLLNTSLLHSVGAISVESKLRQFLLFKTQSEGVMIQLENRESLAAMLGVSVRQLNRALIKLAQQEIIQYKNKSLRIINPVRLSDFPADKI